A window of Nocardia arthritidis genomic DNA:
TATGTGAAATACTCACGGACCCAACCGGTTCCGGTATGGACCGAGTATCACCGGTTGACCAGGGATCGTTCTCTCTGCTAACTTCCCGGTCGGAACTCCATCCAGACCGAGGAGCACTGAAGCCTATGTCGGCGCGCTCATGCGGGCCGCTGTGTTGCACCGACCAGGACAACTGAGCCTGGGGATCGGCGCTGTTCGGCTCGCCTCCTTGCCAATTCTGGATTTCTTCGCCTCCGATCAACGCTGCAGTACGGCGTCGGCTGGACGCGGCTCACAAGGAGTTTCCCCATGTATAGCAAGACCGTCCTGATTTCCGGCGCGGGCGTCGCGGGACAAGCCCTGGCCTACTGGCTGCACCGGTATGGCTACACCCCGACCGTGATCGAACGCGCGCCACGGCACTACGGCACCGGGTTCGACGTTGACGTGCGCGGACCCGCGCTGGACGTACTCGACCGGATGGCGTTACTCGAGCAGGTTCGCGCACACCAGACACCGCGCCGCGACACGGTACTGCTCGACGGAGACGGCAACCAGGTGGACGTCCTGCCCCCGGAGATTTTCGCCGGTGACGTCGAGATCCACAACCGCGACCTCCTGCGCATCCTGTACTCGGCCACCCGCAACGAGGTTCGCTACCTGTTCGGCAACTCGATCACCGGTCTTCTCCGGCGTGATGATGGGGTCCGGGTGAGTTTCGAACGGGGGGAACCAGAGGACTTCGATCTCGTGGTCGGCGCGGACGGAATCCATTCCACCGTCCGCGAGATGGTTTTCGGTGCGGAATCGAACTTCATCCACCACTTGGGAATCGCCTTCGGGGCCTTCACAACTCGCGATTACCTGACGCTCGGCAATCGCGGCATGCTGTATCGGGCTCCGGGTATCTCCGTCGGCGTGAACGGCCGCAGCGACCTGGGCGAACTCCACGTGGTCGTTTCGTTCGCCGCGGATGCCCTGGACCCCGGTCGGTACGACATCGAGCAGCGCAAGAAGATCGTCGCGGACCAGTGCGCTGGTCTGGGCTGGGAAACACCCCGCCTCATCGCTGCGATGCGAGACGCGCCGGACTTCTTCTTCGGCACGATCAGCCAGATCCGGATGGATCGCTGGGCGCAAGGCCGGGTCGTGCTGGTCGGCGACGCCGCCTATTGCGCTGCGCCGACCTCCGGGCGGGGCACGTCACAGGCGCTGATCGGCGCGTACATCTTGGCCGGTGAACTCGCCACGGCCCGAGATCACACCGAAGCCTTCGCCGAATACGAACGCCAACTGCGCGGCTACGTGGCC
This region includes:
- a CDS encoding FAD-dependent monooxygenase, which encodes MYSKTVLISGAGVAGQALAYWLHRYGYTPTVIERAPRHYGTGFDVDVRGPALDVLDRMALLEQVRAHQTPRRDTVLLDGDGNQVDVLPPEIFAGDVEIHNRDLLRILYSATRNEVRYLFGNSITGLLRRDDGVRVSFERGEPEDFDLVVGADGIHSTVREMVFGAESNFIHHLGIAFGAFTTRDYLTLGNRGMLYRAPGISVGVNGRSDLGELHVVVSFAADALDPGRYDIEQRKKIVADQCAGLGWETPRLIAAMRDAPDFFFGTISQIRMDRWAQGRVVLVGDAAYCAAPTSGRGTSQALIGAYILAGELATARDHTEAFAEYERQLRGYVAGNQRIGRRTARWFLEPDADAEHDAADTPVAVNDYLS